The following nucleotide sequence is from Dialister pneumosintes.
AAAACTTTTGCTTCTATATATTCTCCGTCCGGTTTATCTTTTGTTGCCTGTTTTATAAACAACATTCCCTCAACATCTTTATCCGGTGTCAAATAAATCAAAGTACCCATTTCCGGTAATTGTTTTCCCATCCATACAGCACTCGTAACAGGAATATTCACATCCAGATAATTTTTATTGGTAAAATCTTCATATATATCAACAGAAGCAGGTGTTTGATAAGCTATACCTTCTGCTAAAATAGTGCGATATCTGCCTTGAATCCAAAAAAGGATAGCAACTTCTATTATCAATAATAAAACAATCCAAATAATTTTATTTTTTTTGCTCATGCCCCAGACCTCCTTCCGCTTCCTTTTCCAATATAGATTGTGCATTAGATTCGCTTCCTCCTACTGTTTTAGGAGATATTTTCTTTCGTTTTAACGGGTTTATTAATCGTTTAGGCCAATAGAGAAAAGTACAAACTAGAATCATAAATAAACCAATTATAATAGCATAAATTCCTCGCTGCGATAACGATAAAGTGGAATCCACCATACGTAAAACACCTATCATAAAAAGAACAATGAACCCCAGTATACTCTGCCAACTCCGTCTTGTCTGTATCCCTCGTAGTATAACACTGCATGCTAAAATACCTGCACTACTTGAAATCACAATAGCAGAAGAAGCTCCGGATACATCCCATAAAGAAAGAACTGCTGCAAGCAACATTGCAATAGGTGTAACACCCGCTACCACTGATAACCATTCAGATAATTTTAATGTAGTAATAATAAAATAAAGTTCACAAATTAAAAGTCCAATAAAAAATGTCCATAACATCCACCCTTGTGCTACTTCAACAGAATCATTCCACAGTTCTCCCCATGAACTAACAAGAAGTACGGAAAATAATCCAACCGATCCTAATGCTCTAATAGCATTTCCTGCAATAATATGAGAACGAATACTGGACCCAATAAGCCAAGTAAAAGCAGCCGCCTCTACAAAAAACATCATTTTCCAAACCATGTTGGTTATACCGGAAATTAAAAATAATATACCTATAGCCCAAACCCAAGAAAGAATAATTAATCCATATTGCCTATCACTTTTCATAAAACTGAATAAAAAAGGAATGGAAGCTATCATAAGCACCCACGACGTCATATGTATCCATCCGCCGGCATCTATAGATTGGGATGCAGCAACCGTTGCTACTACACATAAAGTCCCCAAAGAAACTGACTCCATAAGATACATTAAAATGAGTAATACCACAGCACAAAGTATACATAAGAGAGGTAAAGTACCTGCTACAAAAAATGCATCTTGAATAAGATATACAGCTAATAACAAAGAACCTCCATGAAATGCACATATTATTTCACGTATATAAAACGGTATTTTATAAGAGCTTATAACTTCCTCTGATTCTCCTTCAAGCCCCGGTACCTTTTCCGTAAAATTACCTTTAACAAGACGGTTCTCCCCTTTAACCATTTGATTCCAATGTTGATATAAAGGGATTTTTTTATCAAATAAAACTACAAGTATCAATAAAATCACAGATAAAACAAGGGGAGTAAGTGCTGCCATTAATTGTTCGCCTCTGGATAATTGACTCCATACAGAGGCCCCTATTGCAAATAATCCGCCTAATAAAGCAATAGCTGCCATGATAAAAAATACATCTTTATAAGAATGTACTTCTTCATGATAACGAGATAATATGGTACTTCCTGTTTCTTGGGTAATAATATCCTCTTTGACCCATTTTTTTACTTCACCCTTGAGCCATTTTTTATTACTCATTAAAGTTCCTCCATAATGAAAAAGAAGAACCGCCATAGGCGGCTCTTCTTATAAAATTTATTTAATAATAAATACAGGGCATTTTGCACGACTAACCATATAACTGGAAACAGAGCCCATAAAAATCCCCTTAATTTGTCCAAGTCCACGACTTCCCATAACAATGAGATCAATGTGATTGTCATCAGCCAACTCTAAAAGTGCCGGTCCCGGAGATCCAATTTCAAATAACTCTTCGTATGCAATCCCTTTAGGAATAAGTCCAGTTGCTTCCTCTAAATCCGCCTTACATTGATTTTCAAGCTCTTGTGCCAATGTCGTAGTAAGACATCCCTCTGCAATAGATACTTGATCAAAATTACTCATAGCCGCCACCATGTTGCAAATAGACGCGATGTATATGGTTGCATTCTCTGCGGCAGATGCTAAATCACAAGCATGCAACAATGCATTTTTTGCATGTTCAGAGCCATCATATGGTACCATAATTTTTTTATATTTTAACATATACATCCATCCTTCCTTTTGAAAAATTATCTCTTACATAAAGCTTTATTTATTATATATTCTTACTAGCATTTCTGTATTTCAATTATAGCATACATTTTTAACTATACATATCTTAATCATTCTATAATTACTATTTATACAGCTGCTAAGATGACCCCAATAAAGCAAAGTATAATTCCAACTATATTCCTAGTTCCGAGCCTATCTCCAAAATACAAAATACCAATAGTTGCCAGTATGGCAGAAGTCAATATATCTGCCACTAAAGCTCCTTGACTTACTTGCCATCCATGATGATACATGAGAATAAATCCTGCTTCCAAACCGGGAACAAATAGACCAAAAAATAAATATCTTTTAGAAGTCTGTTTTAAATCTTCCTTTAAAGTCGGTTTCTTAAATAAAATGACACAAATCATACAAACAAGAAAAGCAATAATATAAGCAAGACCTACTCCTAAAAATTGATTTCCCTGAGCAGGAATACTCCTACTCGACAAGTGATATCCTACATTAGCTACTACAACTAATAATAGAGAGCCGTAATATATACCTTTATTTTTCATCATGCCCTCCTCAAGATTCTAAAAGAATAACACCGGAAAAACAACTCAGAACACCGAGTATATTAATCCAACTCAACTGTTCAGAAAACAGGAGTACACCGGCAAGAACTAAAATGCTTGTGACTAATACATCGGCAGTTAATGCTGCTTTACTGACTTTCCAACCACTATGATACATAGCAATGAACCCGATTTCTATACCGGGAACCATAATTCCAAGTAAAAAATAATGCCAAGAAATTTGTCCAAGTTCTGTATTCAAAGAACTTTCTTTAGTAAATAAAAACAATATCATACAAACAAAAAAACCAACAATATATGCCATTCCTACACCGAAAAAATGATTTCCCGTTTCCGGTATTTTACGGCTTACCAAATGATATCCGATACCTGCAAAAAGTACTAATAGTAAAGAAAAAACTGACATAAACATATTTCTTATATCCCCCATTAAAAGAAAACAAGAGTACATAATTTATAAACATAAAATCTTCGTCGATACCTTTGTTTGCATAAAGACTTTTTAGTAAACATCTTGTTTTCTTCTCCTTTCAGCTAATTAACAAAAAAAGCACTCTACGTGCCTTTTCAACGATTAACGTATGTAGCCTACAGGTCACGTAAAATGCTCTTATTCTTATCCGGCGACAAAAATAAATTTACAATATAGTATCATGCACCCCATATACTGTCAACAATATAATCACTCATTAATTTTCTAACAAACAGGATTCTCTTTTTGTATTTTTTCTTTGGTTACTAATACAGGACAATTTGCATGCTTTAATACATAAGAAGATACCGACCCAAAAGCTAATCCTTTTACCATCCCCAAGCCTCGATTTCCCATAATAATTAAATCTACACCTATAGAATGAGCTAAATGAACAATCCCTTCTGCCGGCGGCCCTACAGCAATCAATTGTATAGGTTGTATATCAGAAGGAGCATGCCCCGAAAACTCCTTGATAACACGAAGTCCCTCTTTGCGAGCATCACTTTCTTCTGTACTTCCGCTGATAGGCATGCGACCTATTCCTGAATTTTCCCAACGCACATGTACCATATATACCATATGTAATTGTGCACCAAAAGTTTGTGCTAATTCGCATGCCCATTGAAAAGCTGCAAAAGATGCTGCGGAACCATCTACCGGCACTAAAATTTTATGTATTTTCATAAGATTCACCTTTTACATATTGCATGAATACAAAAATAAGAAATATGTAATTCTTATTTTCTATCATATTAGAACACATCTTTTATCTGACTATACTTTCTCCTAAAATAGTACGAATAATATATCCTGCCATCATCATTCCCGCTACAGGAGGTACAAAAGAAATGGATCCTGGTATTTTATTATTCCCCAACGATTTAAGTGGTGTCTCTGTTGAACAAACCACAGGCAATCGTTTTACGCATGTTTCCTTAAGCTCTTTTCTCATTTTTCTTGCCAATCCACAAGAACTTGTTTTATAAATATCTGTAATATTTAATAACTCCGGATACAATCGATTTCCTGTACCCATAGAAGCAATTTCAACAATCCCTTGTTCATGACAAGAAACTGCCAATGCTATTTTAGCCGAGATATCATCGATAGCATCAATAATATAATTAACCTGTAAATTAGAAACAAAATCTATAGCTGATGGAGTATATTTAGCGACCAATGCTTGCACAACACAAGAAGAGTTTACTCTTTTCACACGTTCTTCCATTACGTCAACTTTATACTGACCAATGGTCGTATAATCAGCAACAAGCTGTCTATTCATATTAGTTTCTGTAACAATATCGTCATCAATAAAAACCAAATGTCCCACACCGGCACGTGCTAAAGCTTCTGCTGCATAAGAGCCGACCCCACCAATACCAAACACAGCCACCTTTGCTTCTTGTAATTTTTTTATACCGGATTCCCCTATAAGAAGTGCTGTCCTTTCATATAAAAACTCCATTATTGTTCTCCTAAAATAATTTCTATTTTTAAAAATCTCAAATATGTTTGTAGTATAACATAGCTTTTAATTTTCATATTTCTATATAGTTTTGAATATGATACACTATATTTATCAAATAGCCTTGCTTATCGGAATAGCGTGGCGACCTACAATCGTTTATGGTCGTCTTTTTTGTTTAAATACTTCATTAAGCAGATTCTAAATTTATCAGAAAGGGACTTACTTCATATGAATATCATTGATGAATTAAAATGGCGTGGAGCGATTAACCAACAAACAGATGAAACCGGTTTATATAATTTAGTAAAAAATAAATCCATTGCTCTATATTGCGGTGTAGATCCTACCGGTGACAGTATGCATATCGGCCATTTGATTCCATTTATGATTTTAAAACGTTTTCAATTAGCAGGACATCACCCTTATATGTTAATCGGTGGAGGTACCGGAAGTATTGGTGATCCAAGCGGACGCAAAACAGAACGTGTTCTTCAAACGATGGATAAGGTGCAACATAATGTAGAATACTTAACTAAACAGTTAACACACCTTTTCGGTGGAGAAGAAAATATTACTTTTGTTAATAACTATGATTGGCTATCTGAAATTAACTTACTAGACTTCCTTAGAGATTATGGCAAGTATTTTAATATTAATAAAATGCTAGCAAAAGAAGTCGTAGCCAGCCGCTTAGAAACAGGGATCTCTTTTACAGAATTCTCCTATCAAATCCTTCAATCAATCGATTTTAAACATTTATATAACACTTATAAGGTGCAACTCCAAATAGGAGGAGCAGATCAGTGGGGAAATATTACTGCCGGTATTGATATGATTCATACTATTGACGGTTCAGATGCTCCGGTATATGGACTTACCATTCCATTAATGCTCAAGGCAGATGGAACCAAGTTCGGTAAAACAGCAGGCGGTGCCGTGTGGCTGGATCCACAAAAGACATCCCCCTATGAATTCTACCAATTCTGGTTTAACCAAGATGACCGTGATGTAGTAAAATATCTTAAATATTTTACTTTCCTCTCTCAAGAAGAAATTAATGCCTTAGAAGAAGAAGTAAATACTCATCCGGAAAAACGTGAAGCACAAAGGAAATTAGCTGAAGAAGTAACCCGTTTCGTTCATGGACAAGAAGGACTTAATGAAGCACTTCGAGTTACAGAAGCACTCTTTAGCGGCAATGTACAGGAATTAAGTGCAGCAGAAATTGAAGGAGCTTTCCGCAATACCAAGGGAGGTACTTTACACAGTGTTCCAATGAATATTGTAGAAGCATTAGTAAGTGGTAAAGTTATTAAATCAAAACGTCAGGCAAGAGAAGACGTTTCTAACGGAGCTATTCGCATCAATGGAGAAAAAATTACAGATATTGAAGCAACCATTACCGCACATCCTAACACAAACGGAAAACATATTATTGTAAAAAAAGGTAAGAAAAATTATTTCTTATTAAAAGTCTCCAGTGAAATATAATTTATTTATCTAAAAAGGAAGCTATAGAAAAACAGCTATAGCTTCCT
It contains:
- a CDS encoding DUF2157 domain-containing protein, giving the protein MSNKKWLKGEVKKWVKEDIITQETGSTILSRYHEEVHSYKDVFFIMAAIALLGGLFAIGASVWSQLSRGEQLMAALTPLVLSVILLILVVLFDKKIPLYQHWNQMVKGENRLVKGNFTEKVPGLEGESEEVISSYKIPFYIREIICAFHGGSLLLAVYLIQDAFFVAGTLPLLCILCAVVLLILMYLMESVSLGTLCVVATVAASQSIDAGGWIHMTSWVLMIASIPFLFSFMKSDRQYGLIILSWVWAIGILFLISGITNMVWKMMFFVEAAAFTWLIGSSIRSHIIAGNAIRALGSVGLFSVLLVSSWGELWNDSVEVAQGWMLWTFFIGLLICELYFIITTLKLSEWLSVVAGVTPIAMLLAAVLSLWDVSGASSAIVISSSAGILACSVILRGIQTRRSWQSILGFIVLFMIGVLRMVDSTLSLSQRGIYAIIIGLFMILVCTFLYWPKRLINPLKRKKISPKTVGGSESNAQSILEKEAEGGLGHEQKK
- a CDS encoding universal stress protein, translating into MLKYKKIMVPYDGSEHAKNALLHACDLASAAENATIYIASICNMVAAMSNFDQVSIAEGCLTTTLAQELENQCKADLEEATGLIPKGIAYEELFEIGSPGPALLELADDNHIDLIVMGSRGLGQIKGIFMGSVSSYMVSRAKCPVFIIK
- a CDS encoding EamA family transporter; translation: MMKNKGIYYGSLLLVVVANVGYHLSSRSIPAQGNQFLGVGLAYIIAFLVCMICVILFKKPTLKEDLKQTSKRYLFFGLFVPGLEAGFILMYHHGWQVSQGALVADILTSAILATIGILYFGDRLGTRNIVGIILCFIGVILAAV
- a CDS encoding EamA family transporter: MFMSVFSLLLVLFAGIGYHLVSRKIPETGNHFFGVGMAYIVGFFVCMILFLFTKESSLNTELGQISWHYFLLGIMVPGIEIGFIAMYHSGWKVSKAALTADVLVTSILVLAGVLLFSEQLSWINILGVLSCFSGVILLES
- a CDS encoding universal stress protein; the protein is MKIHKILVPVDGSAASFAAFQWACELAQTFGAQLHMVYMVHVRWENSGIGRMPISGSTEESDARKEGLRVIKEFSGHAPSDIQPIQLIAVGPPAEGIVHLAHSIGVDLIIMGNRGLGMVKGLAFGSVSSYVLKHANCPVLVTKEKIQKENPVC
- a CDS encoding tRNA threonylcarbamoyladenosine dehydratase; the encoded protein is MEFLYERTALLIGESGIKKLQEAKVAVFGIGGVGSYAAEALARAGVGHLVFIDDDIVTETNMNRQLVADYTTIGQYKVDVMEERVKRVNSSCVVQALVAKYTPSAIDFVSNLQVNYIIDAIDDISAKIALAVSCHEQGIVEIASMGTGNRLYPELLNITDIYKTSSCGLARKMRKELKETCVKRLPVVCSTETPLKSLGNNKIPGSISFVPPVAGMMMAGYIIRTILGESIVR
- the tyrS gene encoding tyrosine--tRNA ligase, with product MNIIDELKWRGAINQQTDETGLYNLVKNKSIALYCGVDPTGDSMHIGHLIPFMILKRFQLAGHHPYMLIGGGTGSIGDPSGRKTERVLQTMDKVQHNVEYLTKQLTHLFGGEENITFVNNYDWLSEINLLDFLRDYGKYFNINKMLAKEVVASRLETGISFTEFSYQILQSIDFKHLYNTYKVQLQIGGADQWGNITAGIDMIHTIDGSDAPVYGLTIPLMLKADGTKFGKTAGGAVWLDPQKTSPYEFYQFWFNQDDRDVVKYLKYFTFLSQEEINALEEEVNTHPEKREAQRKLAEEVTRFVHGQEGLNEALRVTEALFSGNVQELSAAEIEGAFRNTKGGTLHSVPMNIVEALVSGKVIKSKRQAREDVSNGAIRINGEKITDIEATITAHPNTNGKHIIVKKGKKNYFLLKVSSEI